The following coding sequences are from one Clostridia bacterium window:
- a CDS encoding ABC transporter ATP-binding protein, translating into MNEYRTLWPFFLKYRKRYLIGILSLALADLLQLAPPKILGRLGDAYQNGSLAPPLLAWSALGILGVALGIAGFRYLWRLHISGTARLIETELRSQLFQHLQSLPPRFFDERPVGDLMAHATNDLTAVRMALGMGTVLIIDALLLTSATLAILLIVIDVRLTLVTLLPLPAMGAVVGYLGQRIHRRFRTVQAVFAQLAARAEQNVTRIRLVKAFGQEQAETQGFDELSLSYVQENLHLAKVHGLLFPSVDLLSGASLVIALGYGGPLVLGQAISLGDFVALVGYLALLVWPMIAMGWSINIFQRGAASLGRINALLAEEPGPAAGPAEGGRRLMGKIELKGLTFSYGGNASSPPALKDLHLVVEPGETMAIVGPSGSGKTTLANLLLRLYEPEEGQIFIDGAEIHALPLRSLRENIGYVPQESFLFSDTLAENIAFGRPDASREEIEAVARLACLEEDIASFSHGYETLVGERGVALSGGQRQRVALARALIRDPAILILDDSLSAVDAATEKQILENLRQFCRGRTTLIISHRLSAVRNSDLIVVLSHGKIVEMGNHQALMRQRGWYYRAYRHQLLEANLLRSGAKEEGESYGRGHP; encoded by the coding sequence ATGAATGAATATCGCACCCTCTGGCCTTTTTTCCTTAAATACCGAAAGCGCTATCTCATTGGCATCCTGAGCCTAGCCTTAGCAGATTTGCTGCAGCTAGCGCCACCCAAGATCCTAGGCCGCCTTGGCGATGCCTATCAAAACGGCTCCTTGGCGCCACCTTTACTGGCCTGGTCAGCCTTAGGCATCCTAGGGGTAGCCTTGGGAATTGCCGGGTTTCGCTACCTTTGGCGCCTCCACATCAGCGGCACTGCCCGGCTAATCGAGACCGAGCTGCGCAGCCAGCTATTTCAACACCTGCAAAGCCTACCTCCCCGCTTCTTTGATGAGCGGCCGGTAGGGGATCTCATGGCCCACGCCACCAACGACCTCACTGCGGTACGCATGGCCCTAGGGATGGGAACCGTGCTTATCATCGATGCCCTCCTACTTACTTCGGCCACCTTGGCCATACTGTTAATAGTTATCGATGTCCGCCTCACCTTGGTGACGCTGCTGCCGCTTCCGGCTATGGGGGCAGTAGTGGGATATTTGGGCCAGCGCATCCATCGGCGTTTCCGCACCGTCCAGGCCGTGTTTGCCCAGCTAGCCGCCAGGGCAGAGCAAAACGTCACCCGCATCCGCCTGGTCAAAGCCTTCGGACAAGAGCAGGCAGAAACACAAGGGTTTGATGAGCTATCCCTGAGCTACGTCCAGGAAAACTTGCATCTTGCCAAGGTCCACGGGCTGCTTTTCCCCAGCGTAGACCTCCTCTCCGGGGCAAGCCTGGTGATAGCTTTAGGCTACGGCGGGCCCCTGGTGCTTGGCCAAGCTATTTCCTTGGGCGACTTTGTCGCCCTGGTTGGGTATCTCGCCCTATTGGTTTGGCCCATGATCGCCATGGGCTGGTCCATAAATATCTTCCAGCGGGGAGCCGCCTCCTTGGGGCGCATCAACGCCTTATTGGCTGAGGAGCCGGGGCCGGCAGCTGGACCGGCTGAAGGGGGGAGGAGGCTTATGGGGAAGATCGAACTCAAGGGCCTGACCTTCAGCTATGGCGGCAATGCCAGCAGTCCCCCCGCCTTAAAGGACCTTCATCTGGTGGTGGAGCCGGGAGAAACCATGGCCATCGTCGGCCCAAGCGGCAGCGGCAAGACCACCCTGGCCAACCTGCTGCTGCGGCTCTATGAACCGGAGGAGGGTCAGATCTTCATCGATGGGGCTGAGATTCACGCTTTACCCTTAAGGAGCTTGCGGGAAAACATCGGTTACGTACCCCAGGAGAGCTTCCTGTTTTCGGATACCTTGGCGGAAAATATCGCTTTTGGCCGCCCGGACGCTTCCCGGGAAGAGATCGAAGCGGTTGCCCGCCTGGCCTGCCTGGAGGAAGATATCGCCAGCTTTAGCCACGGCTACGAGACTCTGGTGGGAGAACGGGGAGTTGCCCTTTCGGGAGGCCAGCGCCAGCGAGTGGCGCTGGCCCGGGCCCTCATCCGCGATCCCGCCATCCTCATCCTGGACGATAGCCTGTCAGCCGTGGATGCCGCCACCGAAAAGCAGATTCTCGAGAATTTACGCCAGTTTTGCCGGGGGCGTACCACCCTGATCATTTCCCACCGCTTGAGCGCAGTGCGCAATAGCGACTTGATCGTGGTCTTGTCCCACGGCAAGATAGTGGAAATGGGCAACCATCAAGCCCTGATGCGCCAGCGAGGGTGGTACTACCGAGCTTATCGTCACCAGCTCCTCGAGGCTAACCTCTTACGATCGGGGGCCAAGGAGGAAGGAGAGAGCTATGGCCGAGGCCATCCTTAG
- a CDS encoding zinc ribbon domain-containing protein, with translation MPTYDFVCNDCHHYFSQFVAIKEKDKVRCPQCDSAHVRQRFTGFMFTKKGANGEAAAGGGGSSCSASSCAGCSGCS, from the coding sequence ATGCCGACCTACGACTTCGTTTGCAATGATTGCCACCATTACTTCAGCCAATTTGTGGCTATCAAAGAGAAGGATAAAGTTCGCTGCCCCCAGTGCGATAGCGCCCACGTGAGACAGCGATTTACCGGCTTCATGTTCACCAAGAAAGGGGCTAACGGTGAGGCAGCGGCCGGCGGGGGCGGTTCCAGCTGCTCAGCTTCAAGCTGCGCTGGTTGCTCCGGTTGCTCTTAA
- a CDS encoding HD-GYP domain-containing protein: MRKMPVQFLQPGMRVGRAIYSADGRVLLNAGVVLRPRFIEALKDLGISSIYIEDKDLEGVEIVEAISESTRLEATKMVRDLMEGVKNGYPVIIEAERVNRVIGNMIDELLKQHDLIVDLADIRVTDEYTFGHSVNVCVLSLLTGITLNYSRSNLEQLGMGAILHDLGKTRVPEHILNKPGPLTPEEFSEIKKHTIDGFTLLSEQNLPPSTARVALEHHERYNGGGYPQGLKGTEIHDYARVVGIADVYDALTTDRVYRKAYPPNEAYELIAGSGNHAYDYQIVTAFLSNVAAYPVGTYVQLNTGEIGIVTGTPRKKSQRPNVRILYDPCGQRMRHPHEVALAEELSLSITQVIPPEKLPLPQS; the protein is encoded by the coding sequence GTGCGGAAGATGCCAGTGCAATTTCTTCAGCCAGGGATGCGGGTAGGTAGGGCCATTTACAGTGCTGATGGCCGGGTATTGCTCAATGCCGGGGTGGTACTGCGGCCCCGCTTCATCGAAGCGCTGAAAGATCTCGGCATTTCCTCCATTTATATAGAAGATAAAGACCTTGAGGGCGTAGAAATAGTGGAGGCTATCTCTGAATCCACTCGCCTGGAAGCCACCAAAATGGTTCGGGATCTAATGGAAGGCGTAAAAAACGGTTACCCGGTGATCATTGAGGCGGAGCGAGTCAACAGAGTAATCGGCAATATGATTGATGAGCTTTTGAAGCAGCACGATTTAATTGTGGACCTTGCCGATATCCGGGTGACCGATGAGTATACCTTCGGCCATTCCGTCAACGTCTGCGTTCTCTCCTTGCTCACGGGCATCACCCTGAACTACAGCCGTTCTAACCTAGAACAGCTGGGCATGGGCGCCATCCTGCATGATCTAGGCAAGACCCGAGTTCCTGAACACATCCTCAACAAGCCCGGGCCCCTAACCCCGGAGGAATTCTCTGAGATCAAGAAGCATACCATCGACGGCTTTACCCTCCTATCTGAGCAAAACTTGCCCCCAAGTACCGCCCGGGTAGCGCTGGAACATCACGAACGCTATAACGGCGGTGGTTACCCTCAGGGCCTCAAGGGAACGGAGATCCATGATTATGCGCGAGTGGTTGGAATAGCCGATGTCTATGACGCGCTAACTACCGATCGGGTGTATCGCAAGGCCTATCCTCCCAATGAAGCCTATGAGCTCATCGCCGGATCCGGCAATCACGCCTATGATTACCAGATAGTGACGGCCTTTTTGAGCAATGTAGCTGCTTATCCGGTGGGAACCTATGTTCAGCTGAATACCGGCGAGATCGGCATCGTCACTGGCACTCCCCGAAAGAAATCGCAGCGGCCCAACGTTCGCATCCTCTACGATCCTTGCGGCCAAAGGATGCGCCACCCCCATGAGGTGGCCCTGGCCGAGGAACTAAGCCTCAGCATCACCCAGGTCATCCCCCCAGAAAAACTACCGCTGCCCCAAAGCTGA